Proteins encoded by one window of Ghiorsea bivora:
- a CDS encoding cytochrome b/b6 domain-containing protein, producing MKELVWDLFVRVFHWSLVVSFTAAYLTAEYGYDEVHEYLGYIITALLISRIVWGFIGSKYARFSSFIYPISEKLKHFKAILKNDHQEYHMGHTPLGGAMVFAILFGLLGLVSSGLILLGWSEYTGPVWALDIPVSERLGEAAKWVHYHLPELMLFLIGAHIIGVFVAIKQHGEALVQSMFHGYKSKKS from the coding sequence ATGAAAGAATTAGTTTGGGACTTGTTTGTTCGTGTTTTTCATTGGAGTTTGGTTGTAAGTTTTACGGCGGCCTATCTTACAGCAGAATATGGTTATGATGAAGTGCACGAGTACCTAGGATATATTATAACGGCATTGTTAATTTCACGTATAGTGTGGGGGTTTATTGGTAGTAAATACGCGCGATTTTCTAGTTTTATTTATCCTATCAGTGAAAAACTTAAACATTTCAAAGCGATATTGAAGAATGATCACCAAGAATACCATATGGGGCACACTCCGCTGGGTGGTGCTATGGTTTTTGCCATATTGTTTGGCTTGTTAGGCTTGGTTTCTTCAGGGCTTATATTGTTAGGGTGGAGTGAGTATACGGGGCCAGTTTGGGCACTAGATATTCCAGTTTCAGAGCGTTTGGGAGAGGCTGCTAAATGGGTTCATTATCATTTGCCTGAATTGATGTTGTTTTTAATTGGCGCGCACATCATAGGTGTGTTTGTAGCAATTAAACAACATGGCGAGGCTCTAGTGCAATCTATGTTTCATGGTTACAAAAGTAAAAAGAGTTAA
- a CDS encoding rod-binding protein produces the protein MRDLVETVIGQVMKKQPTMKAAAQPTKNLVSLKGVHINPKTEIKDQELWKVSRQFEAIFLQQMMSAMRKTIPESELLPRGYADDMYEGMMDQAIAESGSKQAPLGLAMSIYRQLERDEQAQGTPSIQDIQKATDSIKKMNVVDNPTLGGI, from the coding sequence ATGCGTGATTTAGTTGAAACCGTCATCGGGCAAGTGATGAAAAAGCAGCCCACCATGAAAGCTGCAGCTCAGCCAACAAAAAACCTCGTGTCGCTAAAAGGCGTTCATATTAACCCAAAAACTGAAATTAAAGATCAAGAATTATGGAAGGTGAGTCGTCAATTTGAAGCCATATTTCTACAGCAAATGATGAGTGCCATGCGTAAAACAATACCTGAGTCAGAACTTCTACCTCGAGGTTATGCCGATGACATGTATGAAGGCATGATGGATCAAGCAATCGCTGAGTCAGGCAGCAAACAGGCACCTCTTGGTTTGGCTATGAGCATATATCGTCAGCTTGAACGAGACGAGCAAGCACAAGGCACACCGTCCATTCAAGACATTCAAAAAGCTACCGATAGTATAAAGAAGATGAATGTGGTCGATAATCCTACATTAGGAGGTATTTAA
- the flgG gene encoding flagellar basal-body rod protein FlgG — protein MMRSLWTAATGMAAQTTNVDVIANNLANVNTAGFKRGRANFQDLMYQQIKAPGAEASSAGTQLPSGIQVGLGVQTASIEYMFSEGSFQQTSNPLDLAIQGRGFFEVQLPNGEIGYTRSGSLSRDAQGLLVTASGNPIQPTITLPNDTLSIQISPDGTVSIEQPGTISTVVGQIQTVDFSNPAGLSHLGNSIFQATNASGQPLSGIPGENGFGGLGQGMLEMSNVNMVEEMVNLIAGQRAYEMNSKSVQAADEMLQTANGLKR, from the coding sequence ATGATGCGTTCACTATGGACAGCCGCAACAGGCATGGCAGCACAAACCACCAATGTCGATGTTATTGCCAATAATCTAGCTAATGTTAATACAGCAGGTTTCAAACGGGGTAGGGCAAACTTCCAAGACTTAATGTACCAGCAAATCAAAGCGCCCGGGGCGGAAGCCAGTTCTGCGGGTACACAGCTACCCTCAGGCATTCAAGTTGGTCTTGGTGTACAAACAGCAAGCATTGAATATATGTTTTCAGAAGGAAGCTTTCAACAAACAAGCAACCCTTTAGACCTCGCTATTCAAGGCCGAGGGTTCTTTGAAGTCCAATTGCCCAATGGAGAGATTGGTTATACACGTTCAGGTTCTTTAAGTCGGGATGCACAAGGTTTGTTGGTTACGGCAAGTGGTAATCCGATCCAACCAACAATCACCTTACCCAATGACACTTTAAGCATTCAAATTAGCCCTGATGGCACCGTCTCTATTGAGCAGCCAGGCACTATATCTACTGTGGTCGGTCAAATTCAAACTGTCGATTTTAGTAACCCTGCGGGGCTATCTCATCTTGGTAATTCTATTTTCCAAGCCACAAATGCATCAGGACAACCCCTTTCAGGTATTCCAGGTGAAAATGGGTTTGGTGGTTTAGGTCAAGGTATGCTTGAAATGTCCAATGTAAATATGGTTGAAGAAATGGTAAACCTTATCGCAGGGCAGCGTGCTTATGAGATGAATTCAAAATCAGTCCAAGCTGCAGATGAAATGCTACAAACAGCTAACGGTCTCAAACGTTAA
- the flgA gene encoding flagellar basal body P-ring formation chaperone FlgA, which translates to MLKSFFFLFMLLAAHVAQAETPVTAKNIDPEMQKSLTAFFASKPSAKGAVAELINIPRWPNTTGKLRWSLPNLRSLPSRVSLIAERGTGKSLRRWYVTAQVKWMRNVVTLNQDISARTMLDRSMLQLEWKNIAGLRGQTWSSLSDVVGLKSLTRMRRDDVVVSSMVKRPPLIKRGDHVTILVTLGGIQVRAEGIALKSGSRGDRMLVQNSRSKQKLQSIVQNAHTVSVTIGGV; encoded by the coding sequence ATGCTTAAATCCTTTTTCTTTTTGTTTATGTTATTGGCTGCCCATGTGGCTCAGGCAGAAACACCTGTCACAGCAAAAAATATTGACCCCGAAATGCAAAAATCTTTAACGGCATTTTTTGCCTCTAAACCATCGGCAAAAGGTGCTGTCGCTGAGCTTATTAATATTCCACGCTGGCCAAATACCACAGGAAAACTACGTTGGTCACTACCTAACCTGCGTTCGTTGCCATCCCGTGTATCATTGATTGCAGAACGTGGCACAGGAAAAAGCCTTAGACGTTGGTATGTTACAGCGCAGGTCAAATGGATGCGTAATGTTGTTACACTCAACCAGGATATTTCGGCACGAACTATGCTAGATAGAAGTATGTTACAATTAGAATGGAAAAACATTGCTGGCCTGCGCGGTCAAACATGGTCGTCTTTGTCAGATGTAGTAGGTTTAAAAAGCTTAACACGCATGCGCAGGGATGATGTGGTCGTTTCATCTATGGTCAAACGCCCTCCCCTTATTAAGCGTGGTGATCATGTGACGATATTGGTTACCTTAGGCGGTATTCAAGTCCGAGCCGAAGGTATTGCACTTAAATCAGGTAGCCGTGGCGATCGCATGTTGGTTCAAAACTCACGCAGCAAACAAAAACTACAGAGTATTGTACAAAATGCACATACGGTTTCCGTAACTATAGGAGGTGTATAA
- a CDS encoding TolC family protein produces the protein MNKVGKIWMTTCLCFVLQTPVQAKVLSLSDVLSNVFAKSPDLQASNVQVHIQRANSLQLDGALDMQYGGSIGLSNESAPTTNPFAPTETNAAFVSGQVVQPFEDGSTLTGTLLYNSAELIYPASVIPEFQSKPNPQYEHQIDLIYRYPLVAGSGNPNYTYQKEASLAEEKAAKLRIALLKEQIAGQAIGMYAQFVLSDLSLKLAKDAVFRAAQLLENQKKRESFGLVEKADRYQTEALLAARKLQLAQAKAEKRAAQTALNRLMYQDAGTPLVVKFSSPKVQLQSVSQMLAKAESKRPVFQVLAAQYKAAEAQLSLAQTSDDYQLDLIGQVGTRALSGNAGTAFTKGFNPVHDRYIGISVEFSDVLDNKSSHAAVQKSVLALESINIERRKAVMDLQTEIATLLNDLHSAKITLKASKAQVKAEKKKYQAEMERYQKGRVPTSTVIQFEGDLRAAQLREAIQRVSLGLTEYKLALAVGELPELLRQTQGDAQ, from the coding sequence GTGAACAAAGTAGGAAAAATATGGATGACGACTTGTTTGTGTTTTGTGTTGCAAACACCAGTTCAGGCAAAAGTATTATCCTTATCGGATGTATTAAGCAATGTATTTGCAAAAAGCCCAGACTTGCAAGCTTCAAATGTGCAGGTGCATATTCAACGTGCCAATAGCTTACAGCTTGATGGAGCACTCGATATGCAATATGGTGGAAGCATTGGTTTGAGTAATGAAAGCGCACCAACAACCAATCCTTTTGCGCCTACAGAAACCAATGCGGCATTTGTTTCAGGTCAGGTGGTTCAGCCCTTTGAGGATGGTAGTACATTAACAGGGACATTATTATATAATAGTGCCGAATTGATTTATCCAGCTTCAGTTATTCCTGAGTTTCAAAGTAAACCCAACCCGCAATATGAACACCAAATTGATTTGATTTACCGTTACCCGCTGGTTGCAGGCTCTGGGAATCCTAATTATACGTATCAAAAAGAAGCGAGCTTGGCAGAAGAGAAAGCAGCAAAACTTCGTATAGCTTTGCTTAAGGAGCAAATTGCAGGACAGGCGATTGGTATGTATGCCCAGTTTGTGTTGAGCGATTTATCTTTAAAACTTGCAAAAGATGCGGTGTTCCGTGCTGCTCAGCTTTTAGAGAATCAAAAGAAGCGGGAAAGTTTTGGTTTGGTGGAAAAGGCAGACCGCTACCAAACCGAGGCATTGCTAGCTGCAAGAAAGCTGCAATTGGCACAAGCCAAAGCGGAGAAACGCGCTGCACAAACCGCACTCAATCGTTTGATGTATCAAGATGCTGGTACGCCGCTTGTTGTGAAATTTTCCTCACCCAAGGTTCAATTGCAATCCGTATCACAAATGTTGGCTAAAGCAGAGTCTAAACGCCCTGTTTTCCAAGTATTAGCGGCACAATATAAGGCTGCAGAAGCGCAGTTAAGTCTAGCACAAACATCGGATGATTATCAGTTGGACTTGATTGGGCAGGTGGGTACACGGGCTTTGAGTGGTAATGCTGGCACAGCTTTTACTAAAGGTTTTAACCCTGTACATGATAGATATATTGGCATCAGTGTTGAATTTAGTGATGTGTTGGACAACAAAAGTAGTCATGCGGCGGTGCAAAAGAGCGTGTTAGCGCTGGAGAGTATTAATATTGAACGTCGCAAAGCTGTGATGGATTTGCAGACAGAAATTGCCACGCTTTTGAATGACTTGCACAGTGCTAAAATCACGCTTAAAGCATCGAAAGCGCAAGTGAAAGCTGAAAAGAAGAAGTACCAAGCAGAAATGGAGCGTTATCAAAAAGGACGCGTGCCAACGTCTACTGTGATTCAGTTTGAAGGTGATTTAAGAGCAGCACAGCTTCGTGAAGCTATTCAGCGGGTTAGCCTTGGTTTGACAGAGTATAAGTTGGCTTTAGCCGTGGGTGAGTTGCCTGAATTATTAAGACAAACACAAGGGGATGCGCAATGA
- a CDS encoding flagellar basal body L-ring protein FlgH, translating into MFLTSKPHLATRLTALIISMILLSACGATKKEVTQDLNKPIVDKALQTAVLNHTSTGSLWHNTGATMFTDPKAHQVGDLVMVLVQENASATRSLGTKKSRSSQHTSSLSALFGLEKSIAPNFDPKLAMDTSNDKSFTGAGETTNSDSLIASVTSVVTEVYPNGNMKIIGRREVTINQQPQELTFTGIVRPSDISAENTILSAQVAQAHISYGGGGSLAAMSDEGWLGQTLDALWPF; encoded by the coding sequence ATGTTCCTTACTTCAAAACCACACCTAGCCACTCGTTTAACTGCTCTTATTATTAGTATGATTCTGCTGAGTGCTTGTGGTGCAACAAAAAAAGAAGTTACCCAAGACCTAAACAAACCTATTGTTGATAAAGCGCTACAAACCGCCGTACTAAATCATACCAGCACAGGCTCATTATGGCACAATACAGGTGCAACCATGTTTACCGACCCAAAAGCCCACCAAGTTGGTGATCTCGTTATGGTATTGGTACAAGAAAATGCCAGCGCCACCCGCTCGTTAGGTACAAAAAAGAGCAGGTCTTCACAACATACTTCTAGCCTTAGCGCCTTATTTGGTTTGGAAAAAAGTATTGCCCCCAACTTTGACCCAAAATTGGCTATGGATACCAGCAATGATAAAAGTTTTACAGGCGCTGGAGAAACCACCAACTCAGACTCTCTTATTGCCAGTGTTACGTCTGTAGTTACAGAAGTTTACCCTAATGGCAACATGAAAATCATTGGTCGCCGCGAAGTAACCATCAATCAACAGCCTCAAGAACTCACTTTTACAGGTATTGTTCGTCCTTCTGATATTTCCGCTGAAAATACTATTCTTTCTGCACAAGTCGCCCAAGCTCATATCAGTTATGGGGGGGGCGGTTCTCTTGCAGCCATGTCCGACGAAGGCTGGCTTGGTCAAACACTTGACGCATTGTGGCCCTTCTAA
- a CDS encoding MarR family winged helix-turn-helix transcriptional regulator: MPLIGQLMCFMRQQTSQAYKDLGYDITPEAAQALMIIQHFEGLTQTKLAHILEKDKASVTRLLNSLVQFNLVERIQDHEDRRIIRAHITPKGQNIFEQFIPKLHALSDMTLQGISDTEFTQMINTLNQITNNINAPYCDK; encoded by the coding sequence ATGCCCTTAATTGGACAGTTGATGTGTTTTATGCGCCAGCAGACCAGTCAAGCATATAAAGATTTGGGTTATGATATTACACCAGAAGCCGCACAGGCTTTAATGATCATCCAACATTTTGAAGGACTTACACAAACAAAGTTGGCACATATATTGGAGAAAGATAAAGCTTCAGTTACACGTTTACTCAACAGTTTGGTTCAATTCAACCTCGTAGAACGCATTCAAGATCATGAAGACCGCCGCATCATTCGTGCGCACATCACGCCAAAAGGTCAAAACATATTTGAGCAATTCATACCCAAGCTTCACGCCCTTAGCGACATGACTTTACAAGGCATATCTGATACTGAATTTACACAGATGATTAACACCTTGAATCAAATTACAAACAACATCAACGCGCCTTACTGTGATAAGTAA
- the efp gene encoding elongation factor P — protein MLINVTSVRTGHILDWDGGLWKVVKTHHVTPGKGVACMQLEMRNLEKGNKTNKRFNSTEKVERVVLNQRKMQFLYEDGGQYNFMDMETYDQIALGEDMVEAAKPYMLPEMEVEVEFHDERPLNVKLPQSVNLVVTECDASIKGQTATSSYKPGVLETGASIMVPPYLEAGTKVRVNTETGEYMERA, from the coding sequence ATGCTTATTAATGTAACTTCGGTTCGCACAGGTCATATTTTGGACTGGGATGGTGGCCTGTGGAAGGTTGTGAAAACTCATCATGTAACACCAGGCAAAGGCGTGGCTTGTATGCAGTTGGAAATGCGTAACCTTGAGAAAGGAAACAAGACCAACAAACGATTTAACTCAACAGAAAAGGTTGAACGTGTGGTATTAAACCAGCGTAAAATGCAGTTTCTTTATGAAGATGGTGGTCAGTATAACTTTATGGATATGGAAACGTATGATCAAATCGCCTTGGGCGAAGATATGGTGGAAGCTGCCAAACCTTATATGTTGCCAGAGATGGAAGTGGAAGTGGAGTTTCATGATGAGCGACCTTTAAATGTAAAACTTCCACAGTCCGTTAACCTTGTGGTGACAGAATGTGATGCATCCATCAAAGGGCAAACAGCAACCAGCTCGTATAAACCAGGGGTATTAGAAACAGGTGCATCCATCATGGTTCCACCTTATTTGGAAGCGGGCACTAAGGTTCGGGTGAATACAGAAACAGGTGAATACATGGAACGTGCTTAG
- a CDS encoding flagellar hook-basal body protein, with protein sequence MQRGFFISGVASTMAENRLDNITHNLANVNTTGYKASRSSFKTVLSNNLMATGNKEKTPASYLSMGSQYIDTKAGTIKQTSSALDFAILAEGYFQVKQQDGSVALTRAGNFRLDADSNLITQGGLPVLDNSGAPITLPNGEITGTSGGAIYVNDIQVAQLALVKVIDDQKLQQKEGTLLLTDASNIEPAVGDVVVQHGALEGSNVNSVLAMTEMVATLRAYESTMKVVEQYNQLAGQLSSNVGKISG encoded by the coding sequence ATGCAACGTGGTTTCTTTATTTCAGGTGTCGCAAGTACTATGGCTGAAAACCGCTTGGACAATATCACGCATAATCTCGCCAATGTGAACACTACAGGTTACAAAGCATCACGATCATCTTTCAAAACTGTTTTATCCAATAATTTAATGGCGACAGGCAACAAAGAGAAAACACCCGCATCTTATTTGAGCATGGGCTCACAATATATTGATACCAAAGCTGGAACCATCAAACAAACCAGTAGTGCCTTAGACTTTGCCATCCTTGCCGAAGGTTATTTCCAAGTGAAACAACAAGACGGCAGCGTTGCTTTAACTCGGGCAGGCAATTTTCGCCTTGATGCAGATAGCAATCTTATCACCCAAGGCGGTTTACCTGTTCTTGATAACTCAGGTGCACCTATCACTTTACCCAATGGTGAAATCACAGGCACCAGTGGCGGCGCGATTTATGTCAACGACATACAAGTGGCTCAGTTGGCTTTGGTTAAAGTGATTGACGACCAAAAACTACAACAAAAAGAAGGTACATTGCTACTCACCGATGCAAGCAATATCGAGCCTGCTGTAGGTGATGTTGTTGTGCAACACGGCGCACTCGAAGGCTCCAACGTCAACTCCGTGCTCGCCATGACCGAAATGGTTGCCACCTTAAGAGCATACGAATCAACAATGAAAGTTGTGGAACAATACAATCAACTGGCAGGGCAACTTAGCTCGAATGTCGGGAAAATTTCAGGTTAA
- the flgM gene encoding flagellar biosynthesis anti-sigma factor FlgM has translation MRIQGSSAPTAASKSTKKTKGSAAKTSHDSVQVSDAAGLRERAKVMLSDMPDVRLEQIEEIRNALEQGTYQMDHKAVSTYIVRNALSEHSWG, from the coding sequence ATGCGTATTCAAGGTTCATCTGCGCCAACAGCAGCCAGCAAATCCACAAAAAAAACCAAAGGTTCTGCTGCTAAAACCAGCCACGATAGCGTGCAGGTATCGGATGCTGCGGGTTTACGTGAGCGCGCCAAAGTCATGTTATCAGACATGCCAGATGTACGCTTAGAGCAAATCGAAGAAATACGTAATGCTTTAGAACAAGGTACATACCAAATGGATCACAAGGCGGTATCCACCTATATTGTTCGTAATGCCTTGTCCGAACACTCTTGGGGGTAA
- a CDS encoding flagellar basal body P-ring protein FlgI yields the protein MSISFATAAQAERIKDLADIEGVRANALIGYGIVVGLDGTGDDSTTSPFTINSITAMLERFGINVRPKITKIKPENIAAVMVTAELPAFARPGQKIDITVSSMGDASSLRGGTLLITPLLGGDGQAYAVAQGSISIGGFSVSGKASSSVKNHPTAGKVPNGARVEKAAPSGFFSAQEKVTIMLRDPDFTTVRRMKDVINKSMGKGIAKAVDAGTVEVWNVQGDAVDLIAQLEQLELRTDRPAIVVIDERTGTIVMGRDVTIETVAVSHGNISINVSESADVSQPYGFSEGTTVTTPTTDITVEEDPAKLVVLPRQVTLASLVSALNTVGASPSDLIAVLQAIKAAGALHAELKII from the coding sequence ATGTCAATTTCTTTTGCTACTGCTGCACAAGCTGAGCGTATCAAAGATTTGGCTGATATTGAAGGTGTTCGAGCCAATGCATTGATTGGTTATGGTATTGTTGTCGGTTTAGATGGTACAGGTGATGACTCAACAACATCTCCATTTACCATCAATAGTATCACTGCCATGTTAGAGCGTTTTGGCATTAATGTACGTCCTAAAATTACCAAAATAAAACCTGAAAACATTGCTGCGGTGATGGTCACTGCAGAGCTACCTGCCTTTGCCCGCCCAGGGCAAAAAATAGACATCACCGTTTCAAGCATGGGTGATGCATCAAGCCTACGTGGCGGCACACTACTTATCACTCCTCTTTTAGGTGGTGATGGTCAGGCTTACGCTGTCGCACAAGGCAGCATTTCTATAGGTGGATTTTCCGTTTCAGGCAAAGCCTCAAGCAGCGTAAAAAACCATCCTACAGCAGGCAAAGTACCCAATGGTGCACGTGTTGAAAAAGCCGCACCGTCAGGCTTCTTTTCTGCCCAAGAAAAAGTAACTATTATGTTACGCGACCCTGATTTCACGACCGTGCGCCGCATGAAAGATGTTATCAATAAAAGCATGGGGAAAGGCATTGCTAAAGCTGTTGATGCAGGCACCGTCGAGGTTTGGAATGTACAAGGCGATGCAGTTGATTTGATTGCACAGCTTGAACAACTGGAGCTTCGCACCGATAGACCTGCCATCGTTGTCATTGATGAAAGAACAGGAACCATTGTTATGGGGCGAGATGTCACCATTGAAACTGTCGCCGTCTCTCACGGGAATATTAGCATTAATGTATCTGAAAGTGCTGATGTATCCCAACCCTATGGTTTCTCTGAAGGTACAACAGTTACAACACCTACCACCGACATTACTGTTGAAGAAGACCCTGCCAAACTCGTTGTCTTACCAAGACAAGTAACTTTAGCATCACTTGTCTCTGCCCTAAATACAGTAGGCGCATCACCTAGCGACTTGATTGCAGTGCTGCAAGCGATCAAAGCCGCAGGCGCACTGCATGCTGAGTTGAAAATCATATAA
- a CDS encoding diheme cytochrome c: MKKHYLNCLLIGFVSLSLSSVAIADDDGDEHEGFFSRFSQSNVKVPQSKLYQSDCASCHMAYQPNLLPSASWEKVMAPKALEDHFGDNAEINEQDRLSILAYLKTYAADNKGKRLLRFNRGEAPLRVTELRYFKREHNEIPKRMVQDNPKVRSLSNCLACHTGAERGNYGERGIRISGYGYWED; the protein is encoded by the coding sequence TTGAAAAAACATTATTTAAATTGCTTGTTGATAGGTTTTGTATCTTTAAGTTTGTCATCTGTAGCTATTGCAGATGATGATGGCGATGAACATGAAGGTTTTTTTAGTCGTTTTAGCCAAAGTAATGTGAAGGTTCCACAAAGTAAGCTTTACCAATCTGACTGTGCATCTTGTCATATGGCTTATCAGCCCAATTTGTTACCCAGTGCTTCATGGGAAAAAGTGATGGCTCCCAAAGCCTTGGAAGATCATTTTGGTGATAATGCAGAAATAAATGAGCAGGATAGGTTGTCTATCTTGGCATATTTAAAAACGTATGCTGCTGATAATAAAGGTAAACGTTTGTTGCGTTTCAACAGGGGCGAAGCGCCATTGCGGGTTACTGAGTTGCGTTATTTTAAACGTGAGCACAATGAAATTCCAAAACGTATGGTGCAAGACAATCCGAAAGTACGTTCTTTGAGTAATTGTTTGGCATGTCATACAGGTGCAGAACGAGGCAATTATGGTGAGCGTGGGATTCGTATTTCAGGTTATGGTTACTGGGAAGATTAA